GCAATAAAATGTGTATATCTCGTGTATGAATATAGATTTTTAAGCCCATATAAAACAAAACAAGCCTTGTAAATTCTTTGCTTTACAGGCTTGCAAATATTGCTTTTTTATTTATTTTGTTTGTTTATTATTCCAGTTATCCCATGCCATATACATGTAACCGGATGATAAATAAGCATGCGTGGTCCGCTAAATCTCATGACATTACGAATCTTTTCCTTCATTTCAGGTGAATAACAATGCACAGTACAGTTATTACAAAAGGTTTTCGTTTCCATAAAAGGACATCTTTCGCTTCGCTTCTTGGAGTACTCAAGTAAAGCCTTGCATTCCTCGCATAATCCATCTGTACTTTGATCCTTATGATTCTTCTTACAATATAGCCGAATCATCTGATTGACCATATTCTGCTCTCTTTTTCTTTTTAATTCAAGCTTATTATTACTCATATTCTGTCCTATATTATATGTTTATTTGATGCTGAGTGCCTTGCCTTAGCTGCAGACTTCTTTATTATGCTATTTTACATACTGTTGCTATAATAAAAACAGATAATATAGATTGTCCTAGTACTTAGTGTAATCCTCGGGTGCATACTCATCAAAATGGATTTTCTTATCAAAAACAGCCGTTTCATCTATATGTGCAAACGTGCTTTGCCCATATTCCCTATATCCACTATGTCCTGTGCACACAGCTTTAACAGGCTTATTTTTAAGAGTCTCTCTAAGCTTTACCAAAGATTTCTTATTCATATCTGGAAACTGAGTAAAGAAATCAAAGAAAGGATATCCCCCATTTTTATTAATAGCAAGGCAGTCTCCACTAATCAAAATGCTTTCATCTACAAGGTAGCACATATGACCTAAAGTGTGACCTGGCACGTGAATAGCTTCAACCTTTATTCCATTCACATCGGTAACTTGCTTATCTGAAAGTAAAATGTAGCCTTGTTTTAGACTCACTCCAACACTAAGCTTTACGAAGCCTAGCTTTGTCATTCTGTGCATCTTACCAGTAATATACTGTTCTTCATCCTTGCCAATATATACTTGAGCGTTTGGGAATATGTTATTTCCATTTTTGTCAATACCACCAGCGTGGTCGACATCAACATGAGTTATGAATACATGTTCAATATCATTTGCGTTTATGCCTATCTTTTCAAACTCCCTCTTAACATTTGGAAAATTCCTGTGACCAGAATCAAACGCAATAGTCATCCCCGCCTTTGTATAAAACCAAAGGTTAACATCTTCTTCCCTTATACATGACACACCATCAGAAAAAACATCTGAATTTGATGGATTTACAGCTCTTGTTCCCTTCATTAGGTGTTTCTTTACATGCTTATCAAAGAAATATATGGTTCCCACAAAATGCTCCTTATTGATAAATCAAGCTAATCAAAGCTCTACTAAGAATCAATTTCCTTTCTTATAAAATCGCAATATGCTGCGTTATCCCTAGTAATCTTGGTGCAGTGTCCATATCCATCCCATAATTTTAAAATGGCATGTGGATAGTTCTTCGGTAGGAATTTCTTTGCACTCTTTAAATCAAACTCTTTTGATCCATATGTGAAGAGGCACTTTCTCTGTTCTGCTTCTGTCAAAACTGGAAGTTCAACAAATGCACAGTCATGAATTATATTTAAAATACTTTCTTCATTCATTGCAATGAATGTATCTGCCATAACCGATGCTTTTTCACCGTATAGCTTCGTCATCTTTTTTACTGCAAGCTCTCTATTTTCAACTGCCTTTCTATGTTTTTTTATAAACACCTTTTTTATAAAAAACTCCTGAATCCATGAATTTTGCCAGAGGCTGCATCCCTCAAATATTACTTTTTTAATCTTAAGATCTTTGTATCTAAGTAGTTGCAAGAGTATTACGCCTCCTAGAGATGCTCCGTACGCAAGTTCGAGTTCTTTTATTCCATGTGATTTTAAATATTTGTAAATTTCTTCAGCTTCCTCTTTAGATGTATGGTATGTTTTATCTATCGACTTACCGTGAGCTGAAAGATCTGGAATTATATATCTCAAATCACTACCTAAGTTATCTGCTAGTTGAACTTTCATTCCCTCTGCTGAAGATAGCATAGGATGAATAAATAAAACCGTCCTTTTGTTTTCTGAATTTAGATCGAGAGCCTTCATTTTGCCTCCAAAGTGTAATCTATCAAAGCGTTAGTTTACACTAACATCCTAACACTGTGCTTATAAAAATTCAATACCTTAACTTAATCGAAATGAGGAGTAGACACATTTATCCACTCCTCTGATTCTTATTTATTCACTTATAAATCCATGCTGTTTAAGAAAATCTCTAGCTACAGTTTCTGCAGATTTTCCTTCTATTCCTACCGCATAGTTCATCTTACTCATCTGTTCTTCTGTAATCTTACCTGAAAGCTTGTTTAGTATTTTCTCAAGCTCTGGATACTTCTTGAGAAGCTCAGCCTTCATAAGCGGTGCTCCTTGGTAAGGTGGGAATAAATGCTTATCATCCTTTAAAATCTTAAGCTTATATTTTGTAATTTCTGGATCTGTTGAATAAACCTCCATAATCTGTATATCGCCTGACTGTATAGCACTGTAGCGAAGTGCAGGCTCCATAGTTGCAACATTTAGATTAAGGCCATACACTGACTTCAGTCCTCTGTTTCCATCGTCTCTATCATTAAATTCTAAAGTAAATCCAGCTTTGAGCTTATCCTCGACTTTCTTAAGATCCGATATTGTTTCAAAGCCATATTCCTTTGCAATATTTTCTGGGACAGCGATAGCATATGTGTTTTGATATGCCATCGGCTTAAGCAAAACTAGATTATCCTGCTTTTTTATTCCATCTCTTGCCGCTTCAAATACCTTTTTAGAGTCATTACTGAGCTTTGGAGCTGGTTTTAACAAGCTACCTGTAATAGTACCAGTAAATTCAGGATATATGTCTATATCTCCTTTTTTGAGCGCCTGATAGAGAAAATCCGTCTTACCGAAGTTCGGTTTAATATCTACAGATATATCGCTGTTTTCCTCGATAAGTATCTTATACATATTCATCAAAATCTCAGGCTCTGGTCCTAGCTTTCCTGCAATGACAATATGAGCTTTCTCTTGCTTTGGAATGAGCCTTGGAACATAAGATGCACCCACTCCTAGGAACATCAAAGAAAATGCAAGAAATACAACGCGTAGCTTTGCCTTTTCCATCCATTTAAGCACTATATTAAATACTATAGCGAGCACTGCTGAAGATATGGCCCCTATTAAAATCAAACTAGCATTTCTCCTGTCTATACCTAGCAAAATGAATGAACCTAGTCCTCCTGCTCCCACTAGTGCAGCTAAGGTTGCTGTACCGATTATCATAACAGTTGCTGTTCTAATTCCTGATACAATAACTGGCATAGCAAGAGGAAGTTCAAAGGTCTTAAGTCTCTCCCATTTATTCATTCCAAAAGCAACGCCTGCCTCTTCAAGACTTGGGTCAATGCCATTAAGTGCTGTAATAGTGTTTTCCAATATCGGAAATATCGCATATATTACAAGAGCAGATAGTGCAGGCATGGTTCCAATTCCCATAAGCGGAATGAAGAGACCAAGAAGTGCCATTGATGGTACTGTTTGAAAGATTCCAGCTACCTGAAGTACCCATTTTGATGCCCGTTTATGCGTGTTAAGATAAATCGCTAGCGGAATTGTCAAAAGTATGGCGATAAGTAGCGTCAAAAGTGATAGCTGAAGATGCTGTCCAAGTGCCTTGAGCCATTCCCCAAATCTATCTTGAAATGTAAAAATCAAATTATTCATGTTTTACACCTCCAAATAAATTTGCAACAAAATCATTCGCAGGATTTTCTAAAATCGCATTTGGCTTATCAATTTGACAAATCTGCCCGTTCTGAAGTACTGCAATTCTATCTGCAAGAAGCAATGCTTCATCCGTATCGTGAGTCACGAATATAATCGTAACACCAAACTCATTGTGCAGTTTTTTTGTCAAAACCTGAAGCTGCTTTCGCGATATTGCGTCAAGCGCTGAAAATGGTTCATCCATAAGTAAAATTCTCGGCTCGCCGATTATAGCCCTTACTATTCCAACTCTCTGTTGCTCTCCTCCTGAAAGCATGCTTGGTAAACGGCCTGCATATTCTTTTGCAGGAAGTCCCACCATTTCTAATAGTTCAGCCGTATTTTGTTTGATTTTATCCTTACTCCATCCCTTCATCTCCGGGATTATTGCGATATTTTCTGCAACTGTAAGGTTTGGAAAAAGAGCTATCTGCTGAAGTACATAGCCTGTGGATAGACGTAAGTCTCTCTGGTTATAGTCTTTGATGCGCTTATCATCCATGTATATGTTCCCATCTGTCGGCTCAAGTAAGCGATTTATCATCTTAAGCATAGTCGTCTTACCAGAACCCGAAGGGCCAACTAGAACCATGAACTCGCCATCCTTTATTTTTAGATTTACATCTTCTAGAACTGATTTTTCTCCATAGCGCAGTGCTACATGTTTATATTCAATCATAAATTACCTACCTAAATATTATCCTTTAATGAAATTGGTTTACGTTATAAAAGTAGTTTTTTTATAACTTCACCAATATCCCCATCTATACATATGCTTCTGTCCTCTATTTGCATGGGAGCAAATGATTCTCCATAATTTATGCATGCATACTTAGCATTTTTGTTATTACTAACCATGTGCCAAAATGGATATTTTATAATAACTGGCGTGTTTGCTCCAACACCTAGTTCAAGGTATAAAGCCTTACTGTGTTTATGCTCCTTGAGAAAATTATAGTATCTCTCTGATGCAGCATGCCAGCCCTCATCTTCAACAAAGCTATTATCAGCACGTAGGTTCATCGTCACATCTGAATTATCATCTATACATCTAGGAATTAGACCACTTGGTATTCTCATAGAAATCTTTCTATCTTGAGGTATATCAAACTCTCCATTCTCGTTCTTGACAAATCCCTGAGCCTCCATAGCTTTCATGACCCACTTTTCATTGTCATATGTTTTTTGGTTTCTCTTATTTAAACTTTGAAATAGTCCGTAGTCCCCCTGTGTGTAAAACAATCTATTTTTATCAAAACCAGCTTTTTGAAATTGATGATCAACATTTGTTGTTATAACAAAATAATCTTTGTCTTCTATCAAAGCAAGTAAATTCTCATATACAGGCTTAGACGCCTTTACATAACGATTGAAATAGATATGTCTAGCCCACCAAGCCCATCTAGTTTCATCGTCGGGAAATGGATAAAATCCACCTGAATACATATCTTTGATTCCATATTTTCTCGCAAAGTCAAAAAAATATCTATCAAAGCGCTCACCACTATATGTGAATCCTGCTGAAGTTGAGAGCCCTGCTCCAGCTCCGATTACAACAGAGTCCGAATTTTCTAGGGCGTCCTTTAGCATATCAAGTTCTTCTTTTGACTTGTCAGGAAAATATATGCCATTTCCTATATTTCTAGTTGTCGCAAGACCTTTCTGGATAGTATCTCTATAACCGTCTTTTTATCGTAGAAACTCCTCATAGTACCCCCTATCCTCATCCTTAAATACATTAAATACTATTCTATCCATCGCACCAGGATGCTCTGTATTCCATTTTTGTACAGTTGCTGTTGCAATTTCTGCTGCTTTCCTATTTGGAAAATGAAAAACTCCTGTTGAAATGCAGCAAAAGGCTACGCTTCTTAGGTCATTTGCTTGACACATATTAAGTATATTCTCATAACATAAAGAAAGCTCTTCTTCTTTCTTTGATGTAAGTCTAGAATCAACAATAGGACCTACTATATGTATTACTTTCTTTGCAGGAAGATTATATGCATCTGTCAGCATTGGAATTGCAGTAGGCTGCTCGTAATTTCTTCCATATATTTTTCTAAGCTCATTCATCTTACGATTACACTCATCCCTAAGCTGTACCCCTGCAAAGGTATGTATCTGGTTATCAATACAAGTATGCATAGGTATAAAGCAACCAAGCATCTGAGAGTTTGCCGCATTAACTATGGCATCTAATTTTAGCCTTGTTATATCCCCCTGCCATATTGAGATATTTTCCTTTATTATTTCAATATCAGATACTTCAACAATACCTTTTTTCTTAGCACACTCCTTGAGATACTCATCTTGAACTTTGATTATCGCATCTGGCATTTTCCCTGGCATACGAATATTCATCAAAGATCGTATCATACGTACTTTTTCTTGCACACCACTTGGTACATTTATATCTTTATAACTCTTTGAATCGTCCTTAAAAGCCTCTAGAAGATAGTTGAGCCTGTCATTTTGTTTATTAAATTCTCTCATATCCATACCCCCATCATCAGTTCAAATGCAATATCTTACTATATCTATTCTTGTTCCCTTAACAGTTCATGTAGTTCAGAACTTAGATCAGCAATTGTATATCTTTTCATTTCACTTTCCATTGCTTCCTGTATCGCTGCAAGCTTTCCATCAAGCAAATTGTGTATGTTTC
The nucleotide sequence above comes from Eubacterium sulci ATCC 35585. Encoded proteins:
- a CDS encoding metallo-beta-lactamase; the encoded protein is MGTIYFFDKHVKKHLMKGTRAVNPSNSDVFSDGVSCIREEDVNLWFYTKAGMTIAFDSGHRNFPNVKREFEKIGINANDIEHVFITHVDVDHAGGIDKNGNNIFPNAQVYIGKDEEQYITGKMHRMTKLGFVKLSVGVSLKQGYILLSDKQVTDVNGIKVEAIHVPGHTLGHMCYLVDESILISGDCLAINKNGGYPFFDFFTQFPDMNKKSLVKLRETLKNKPVKAVCTGHSGYREYGQSTFAHIDETAVFDKKIHFDEYAPEDYTKY
- a CDS encoding alpha/beta hydrolase; the protein is MKALDLNSENKRTVLFIHPMLSSAEGMKVQLADNLGSDLRYIIPDLSAHGKSIDKTYHTSKEEAEEIYKYLKSHGIKELELAYGASLGGVILLQLLRYKDLKIKKVIFEGCSLWQNSWIQEFFIKKVFIKKHRKAVENRELAVKKMTKLYGEKASVMADTFIAMNEESILNIIHDCAFVELPVLTEAEQRKCLFTYGSKEFDLKSAKKFLPKNYPHAILKLWDGYGHCTKITRDNAAYCDFIRKEIDS
- a CDS encoding glycine/betaine ABC transporter ATP-binding protein — encoded protein: MIEYKHVALRYGEKSVLEDVNLKIKDGEFMVLVGPSGSGKTTMLKMINRLLEPTDGNIYMDDKRIKDYNQRDLRLSTGYVLQQIALFPNLTVAENIAIIPEMKGWSKDKIKQNTAELLEMVGLPAKEYAGRLPSMLSGGEQQRVGIVRAIIGEPRILLMDEPFSALDAISRKQLQVLTKKLHNEFGVTIIFVTHDTDEALLLADRIAVLQNGQICQIDKPNAILENPANDFVANLFGGVKHE
- a CDS encoding glycine/betaine ABC transporter permease encodes the protein MNNLIFTFQDRFGEWLKALGQHLQLSLLTLLIAILLTIPLAIYLNTHKRASKWVLQVAGIFQTVPSMALLGLFIPLMGIGTMPALSALVIYAIFPILENTITALNGIDPSLEEAGVAFGMNKWERLKTFELPLAMPVIVSGIRTATVMIIGTATLAALVGAGGLGSFILLGIDRRNASLILIGAISSAVLAIVFNIVLKWMEKAKLRVVFLAFSLMFLGVGASYVPRLIPKQEKAHIVIAGKLGPEPEILMNMYKILIEENSDISVDIKPNFGKTDFLYQALKKGDIDIYPEFTGTITGSLLKPAPKLSNDSKKVFEAARDGIKKQDNLVLLKPMAYQNTYAIAVPENIAKEYGFETISDLKKVEDKLKAGFTLEFNDRDDGNRGLKSVYGLNLNVATMEPALRYSAIQSGDIQIMEVYSTDPEITKYKLKILKDDKHLFPPYQGAPLMKAELLKKYPELEKILNKLSGKITEEQMSKMNYAVGIEGKSAETVARDFLKQHGFISE
- a CDS encoding nitrous oxide-stimulated promoter, with product MSNNKLELKRKREQNMVNQMIRLYCKKNHKDQSTDGLCEECKALLEYSKKRSERCPFMETKTFCNNCTVHCYSPEMKEKIRNVMRFSGPRMLIYHPVTCIWHGITGIINKQNK
- a CDS encoding macro domain protein encodes the protein MREFNKQNDRLNYLLEAFKDDSKSYKDINVPSGVQEKVRMIRSLMNIRMPGKMPDAIIKVQDEYLKECAKKKGIVEVSDIEIIKENISIWQGDITRLKLDAIVNAANSQMLGCFIPMHTCIDNQIHTFAGVQLRDECNRKMNELRKIYGRNYEQPTAIPMLTDAYNLPAKKVIHIVGPIVDSRLTSKKEEELSLCYENILNMCQANDLRSVAFCCISTGVFHFPNRKAAEIATATVQKWNTEHPGAMDRIVFNVFKDEDRGYYEEFLR